A genome region from Bacillaceae bacterium IKA-2 includes the following:
- a CDS encoding NapC/NirT family cytochrome c codes for MGKDEQLSSESKGKNPFILKRLWKRFKLINWKDPLNKWKLLFFSVVAFIGIASFSYGALAATSTTSFCSTCHEMGAEYVTHISTSHSETKCVYCHIEPGFTNTIIGKVSAMTEVYHHVTRTQPDPIIVTKVVKDTTCLTCHSENREVTSAGDVIVNHEGHLIEGIPCVTCHAGVAHGKVVERGLNTSDTYDYWIEENADKLIATGYIRPNMGTCIDCHQQVNDGLEPWKDNDYLLSVPPVHLDDSYVVKPSNSVFKDIKNTPKDAKISMECATCHTDEDIPKNHANNDWNREHGADALKGLDQCITCHEEDKWLRRVQPDSIEDLLETVEVDLGVDVSDMFVAKSESRNANFCSTCHMGRPPSHGASDKWLTGHSSFAETAEDKERCFVCHDSQIEEILTAPVDIYCEFCHRTGFKE; via the coding sequence ATGGGAAAAGATGAACAGTTGTCTAGCGAGTCAAAAGGGAAAAACCCATTTATATTAAAAAGGTTATGGAAGCGTTTTAAATTAATTAATTGGAAAGATCCACTTAATAAATGGAAGCTATTGTTTTTCTCAGTCGTTGCATTTATTGGGATAGCTTCTTTTTCGTACGGAGCACTAGCAGCCACTTCCACTACATCATTTTGTTCAACTTGTCATGAAATGGGAGCTGAGTATGTGACACACATTTCAACATCACATAGTGAAACTAAGTGTGTGTATTGCCATATTGAACCAGGATTTACTAATACAATAATAGGAAAGGTTTCGGCGATGACTGAGGTCTATCATCATGTTACGAGGACACAACCAGATCCAATTATTGTCACTAAGGTTGTAAAAGATACGACTTGTTTAACATGTCACTCCGAAAATCGAGAAGTTACATCAGCTGGAGATGTCATTGTTAATCATGAGGGACACCTCATTGAAGGAATTCCATGTGTCACTTGTCACGCTGGCGTCGCACATGGAAAAGTTGTCGAACGTGGACTTAACACGAGTGATACTTATGATTATTGGATTGAGGAAAATGCAGATAAATTGATAGCAACTGGATATATTAGACCTAACATGGGCACATGTATTGACTGTCATCAACAAGTTAACGACGGGTTAGAACCTTGGAAAGATAATGACTATTTATTATCAGTACCTCCAGTCCACTTAGACGACTCATATGTAGTAAAGCCTTCTAATTCAGTCTTTAAAGACATTAAAAATACACCAAAGGATGCAAAAATATCAATGGAGTGTGCAACGTGCCACACAGATGAAGATATACCAAAAAATCATGCAAATAATGATTGGAATAGAGAGCATGGCGCTGACGCACTTAAAGGGTTGGATCAATGTATAACTTGTCATGAAGAAGACAAGTGGTTACGACGTGTCCAACCAGACTCGATAGAAGATTTATTAGAGACAGTAGAAGTGGATCTTGGAGTAGATGTTTCAGATATGTTTGTTGCAAAAAGTGAATCGAGAAATGCAAACTTTTGCTCTACGTGCCATATGGGTAGACCGCCAAGCCACGGAGCGAGTGATAAGTGGTTAACAGGGCACTCGAGCTTTGCTGAGACAGCTGAAGATAAAGAGCGATGTTTCGTTTGTCATGATAGTCAAATAGAAGAAATACTAACTGCGCCAGTAGATATTTATTGTGAATTTTGCCATCGAACTGGATTTAAAGAGTAG
- a CDS encoding 6-bladed beta-propeller translates to MNRLTVYIGMVVIVLVNVAVFSFLFNNQSYAISSGIQGFESSTVTFSSHIYGDFDEPLDKPMDVTKTSMFIYTTDAKNNRVNVFDLSGGPLYTFGEPGDEPGQFNFPYGIAGDSEGNVFVADMYNGKISIHDAKGEFIDYFAENTKVIKSPGGLRIKNDLVYVTDIQESKVFVFNLDGELLLEVGENGSEPGQLFAPNAVTADGEGNIYVVDTGNQRVQIFNEAGEFMSMFNGSASEELEATFVNPRGIGIGSNREIYVVSNLTHIVHVFDQDGKELSKFGGMGEGPGELYLPNGLFIDERNTIYITDTINKRISVFN, encoded by the coding sequence ATGAATAGATTAACAGTATATATTGGAATGGTCGTTATTGTGTTAGTAAATGTCGCAGTATTTAGTTTCTTATTTAACAATCAATCTTATGCAATCTCTTCTGGAATTCAAGGCTTTGAAAGTTCGACAGTAACGTTTTCTTCACATATCTATGGAGATTTTGACGAGCCACTTGACAAACCTATGGATGTTACAAAGACAAGTATGTTTATTTATACGACTGATGCAAAGAACAATCGTGTTAACGTATTTGATTTGAGTGGGGGGCCGCTGTATACCTTTGGTGAGCCAGGTGATGAGCCCGGACAGTTTAATTTCCCATATGGTATTGCAGGGGATAGCGAAGGAAACGTATTTGTTGCTGATATGTATAATGGTAAAATTTCAATTCATGATGCCAAAGGAGAATTTATTGACTATTTTGCTGAAAATACAAAGGTAATTAAGTCACCGGGTGGCTTAAGGATTAAGAATGACCTCGTTTATGTGACTGATATTCAAGAGAGCAAAGTATTTGTCTTCAATCTAGATGGAGAGTTACTTCTTGAAGTAGGCGAAAATGGTTCTGAACCTGGGCAGTTATTTGCACCAAATGCTGTTACAGCAGATGGTGAGGGCAATATTTATGTAGTTGATACAGGTAATCAACGTGTTCAGATCTTTAATGAAGCAGGAGAATTTATGTCTATGTTTAATGGTTCGGCCAGTGAAGAATTAGAAGCAACATTTGTTAATCCACGAGGAATTGGGATAGGATCTAATCGCGAAATTTACGTTGTTAGCAATCTAACGCACATTGTTCATGTTTTTGATCAGGATGGAAAAGAATTATCTAAGTTTGGTGGAATGGGCGAAGGTCCAGGAGAACTATATTTACCTAATGGTTTGTTCATAGACGAAAGAAATACAATTTATATTACCGATACAATCAATAAACGAATTTCAGTATTTAATTAA
- a CDS encoding cytochrome c3 family protein, with amino-acid sequence MLKKGDIKKALILFICFLFVFPINSQFPTSTVLGENVNNDPTVNITEKDKEIKEDGNADAEIKVIDDVKIDTETEVKEDTELDKAKDTKAEEIKKLEIAELKISVLEPIGESPFNVTELKIGIVNQNKEDLTKLLVKKSKNGEDLDEISIDPFSTEKIISKLKDGNYSVQIIAVTIDNEEIHSNTIEFEIITTEPEIEIITPSDEFSNSAIISGQTDRDLQLSVIVGEETIHPEDEEDLDFSYDEDGYFSFDLTTKIAENEMVEVTITAEDAAGNIGETSIEFFYDISRPFIPPSSLYPKPYMTQVPVEGLEVSFKIVDDNIDIKEIIEKRPIALLDHKGEIPGVINYNEKTKTFTFVPDQSKLSSYQKYYVLINPLLADKAGNYIHPRSWSFTTTKKNSSFSIMSTNGTSTNSPHGNYLMNTNTCKTCHNTHGGTGPKLEGPDDELKEKLEQHDHVVSYCMACHDGTVASKMPENTDQHAVSNHNKQLTTKDGQVVNQSCGSCHNVHLDSHEKNPNLKKDHITFNHTGVSGAGSLGLISSSQRLCESCHASNLQEIYLSQGVKYQVFPYRDRNTSIEDLEEGKTTFGEFDDYLLCLRCHNSNFKADYQNIVDIDTHYKADYSGHYITNDRVQDGSLLDGNLPCADCHETHGSANNVGLLKDSLGHRNPTEFKQSGEWTIADERRFCESCHNNDTELYGITVEYDGHENPNQSCSTCHGGGNFIKAVHAPTEG; translated from the coding sequence ATGTTAAAAAAAGGGGACATAAAAAAAGCACTAATACTATTTATTTGTTTTCTCTTTGTCTTTCCGATAAATTCACAATTTCCAACTAGTACTGTCCTTGGTGAGAATGTAAATAATGACCCAACAGTGAATATAACAGAAAAAGATAAAGAAATCAAAGAAGATGGTAACGCAGATGCTGAAATTAAAGTCATTGATGACGTTAAAATAGATACTGAAACAGAAGTCAAAGAAGACACTGAATTAGATAAGGCTAAAGATACAAAAGCTGAAGAGATTAAAAAGCTTGAAATAGCTGAATTGAAAATCTCAGTCTTAGAACCCATTGGAGAATCTCCCTTTAATGTAACTGAACTAAAAATAGGTATCGTGAATCAAAATAAAGAAGATCTAACTAAATTACTCGTTAAAAAGTCAAAAAATGGCGAAGATTTAGATGAAATCTCAATAGATCCATTTAGTACTGAAAAAATTATCTCTAAGCTAAAAGATGGAAATTACTCTGTACAGATCATCGCGGTGACAATTGATAATGAAGAAATTCACTCTAACACTATTGAATTTGAAATAATAACAACGGAACCGGAAATTGAAATTATTACTCCTAGTGATGAATTTTCAAATAGCGCAATCATATCTGGTCAAACTGATCGTGATCTACAATTAAGCGTAATTGTTGGTGAAGAAACGATTCATCCAGAAGATGAAGAAGACCTTGACTTTAGTTACGATGAAGATGGTTATTTTTCTTTTGACCTAACGACAAAAATTGCAGAAAATGAAATGGTCGAGGTAACGATTACTGCCGAAGATGCGGCAGGCAATATCGGAGAAACTTCAATCGAATTTTTCTATGACATTTCACGTCCGTTTATTCCACCAAGTTCTTTATACCCTAAACCATATATGACCCAAGTGCCAGTGGAAGGGTTAGAAGTTTCATTTAAAATTGTAGATGATAATATTGATATTAAAGAAATTATCGAAAAAAGACCAATTGCCCTTTTAGATCACAAGGGTGAAATTCCTGGAGTCATAAATTACAACGAAAAAACGAAAACATTTACGTTTGTGCCAGACCAAAGTAAACTTAGCTCTTATCAAAAATATTATGTCCTTATTAATCCGCTACTCGCTGATAAGGCCGGTAATTATATTCATCCAAGAAGCTGGTCTTTTACAACAACAAAGAAAAATTCAAGTTTCTCAATTATGTCAACAAATGGAACAAGCACAAATAGTCCTCATGGAAATTATTTAATGAATACAAATACTTGTAAAACTTGTCATAATACTCATGGCGGGACAGGACCTAAACTAGAGGGTCCAGATGACGAACTTAAGGAAAAGCTTGAGCAGCATGATCATGTTGTATCCTATTGTATGGCTTGCCATGATGGGACCGTTGCCAGTAAAATGCCAGAAAATACTGATCAACATGCTGTCTCTAATCACAACAAGCAATTAACGACTAAAGATGGTCAAGTTGTTAATCAATCGTGTGGAAGTTGCCATAATGTTCATCTAGACAGTCATGAAAAAAATCCGAATTTAAAGAAAGATCATATTACTTTTAATCATACGGGAGTATCTGGAGCAGGTAGTTTAGGACTTATTTCAAGTAGTCAACGTCTCTGTGAATCATGCCATGCAAGCAATCTTCAAGAAATATATCTTAGTCAAGGCGTAAAATATCAAGTATTTCCTTATCGAGATAGAAATACAAGTATTGAGGATTTAGAAGAAGGAAAAACAACATTTGGAGAGTTTGATGATTATCTACTTTGTCTAAGATGTCATAATAGTAATTTTAAAGCAGACTATCAAAACATCGTCGATATCGATACTCACTATAAGGCAGACTATTCAGGTCACTATATCACAAATGATCGTGTCCAAGATGGTAGTTTACTAGATGGTAATCTCCCTTGTGCTGACTGTCATGAAACACATGGCTCTGCCAACAATGTCGGACTATTGAAAGATAGTTTAGGCCATAGAAACCCAACCGAATTTAAACAATCGGGTGAATGGACGATAGCAGATGAAAGAAGATTTTGCGAAAGCTGTCATAATAATGATACAGAACTTTACGGGATAACTGTAGAATATGATGGCCATGAAAATCCAAATCAATCATGTAGTACTTGTCATGGCGGTGGAAATTTTATTAAAGCCGTCCATGCACCAACAGAAGGTTAA
- the asnB gene encoding asparagine synthase (glutamine-hydrolyzing): MCGFVGIVRNDNIQKINSEKWAESLKAIHHRGPDSSGEYHDERVEFGFKRLSIIDVEHGDQPLSYQDRYQIIFNGEIYNYIELKQKLIESGFSFKTASDTEVVLAMYAHKGKKCVNELRGMFAFAIWDSENETLFAARDSFGIKPFYYFETEERLFFSSEQKSIKIVTEQHELSQENIQHFLTYQYVPEPGCLSKNIFKLKPGHYLIKKPNKKLLTVCYDKKSFEPMNKSFSEFASKTRQALEDSVAKHMRSDVPVGAFLSSGIDSTIIVAIAKEHNPKLKTFTVGFETEGFSEVDLAKETAGELGVENIHKLITPEEFIGELGNIMWHMDDPVADPAAVPLYFVAKEASKHVKVVLSGEGADELFGGYNIYREPLALKWIDWLPKSMKILLKRLTLIFPEGIKGKNYLLRGTTPLSERYVGNAYIFSEKEKHQLLTDFTPNKPFTTITKGFYNDSEAYGESSQMQYIDLNTWLPGDILVKADRMTMAHSLELRVPFLDKEVFDIARQIPDHAKISHGTTKYVLREAVKGLVPDSVLYRKKLGFPVPIRHWLRNELYDWAKNVINFSATTDVIFNKAEVLSLLEEHASKKKDNSRKLWAVLSFMIWYSIYEKANIMNLSETVEHKFTASARAMNQGVNQGVRHQNG, from the coding sequence ATGTGCGGTTTTGTAGGAATTGTCAGAAATGATAATATCCAAAAAATCAATTCGGAGAAGTGGGCAGAGTCGTTAAAGGCGATCCATCACCGCGGACCGGATTCTAGTGGAGAATACCACGACGAGCGAGTCGAATTTGGTTTTAAGAGATTGAGTATTATTGATGTGGAGCATGGAGATCAGCCTCTATCCTACCAAGACAGATACCAGATTATTTTTAATGGAGAAATTTATAACTATATTGAATTAAAGCAAAAATTAATCGAATCCGGGTTTAGCTTCAAAACAGCGTCGGATACGGAAGTAGTCTTGGCGATGTATGCTCATAAAGGCAAAAAATGTGTCAATGAACTAAGAGGTATGTTTGCTTTTGCAATTTGGGACTCGGAGAACGAAACATTATTTGCGGCCCGTGATTCGTTCGGTATAAAACCGTTTTACTATTTTGAAACAGAGGAAAGGCTTTTCTTCTCGTCAGAACAAAAAAGTATAAAAATAGTAACTGAACAGCATGAGTTGTCTCAGGAGAATATCCAGCATTTTTTAACTTACCAATACGTGCCAGAGCCTGGTTGCTTATCAAAAAATATCTTCAAGTTAAAACCAGGACATTATTTAATCAAAAAGCCAAACAAAAAATTACTGACAGTCTGTTACGATAAAAAGTCCTTTGAACCGATGAATAAAAGTTTTTCTGAGTTTGCAAGTAAAACGAGACAAGCATTAGAAGATTCAGTTGCAAAGCATATGCGCAGCGATGTTCCTGTTGGTGCTTTTTTATCTAGTGGGATTGATTCGACGATTATTGTCGCAATAGCAAAAGAACATAACCCAAAGTTGAAAACTTTTACTGTAGGGTTTGAGACTGAGGGTTTTAGTGAGGTTGATTTAGCGAAAGAAACAGCTGGAGAATTAGGGGTTGAAAATATCCATAAGCTCATCACCCCAGAAGAGTTCATTGGCGAACTTGGAAACATTATGTGGCACATGGATGATCCGGTCGCAGATCCTGCTGCAGTCCCTCTTTATTTCGTGGCGAAAGAAGCAAGTAAGCATGTGAAAGTTGTTCTTTCAGGAGAAGGAGCAGACGAGCTATTTGGAGGTTATAATATTTATCGGGAACCGCTCGCTTTAAAATGGATAGATTGGTTACCTAAATCGATGAAAATTTTATTGAAAAGATTGACCTTAATTTTTCCTGAAGGGATAAAAGGAAAGAATTATTTATTGCGAGGAACAACGCCGTTATCGGAGCGGTATGTTGGCAATGCCTATATTTTCTCAGAGAAAGAAAAACATCAATTACTTACCGATTTTACTCCGAATAAGCCTTTTACCACTATTACAAAAGGGTTTTACAATGATTCTGAAGCTTATGGTGAGTCAAGTCAAATGCAGTATATTGACCTTAACACTTGGCTTCCGGGAGATATTCTTGTTAAAGCAGACCGGATGACAATGGCCCATTCCCTAGAGTTGAGAGTCCCATTTTTAGACAAAGAAGTTTTTGATATTGCCAGGCAAATTCCAGATCATGCAAAAATATCACATGGAACCACTAAGTATGTATTAAGAGAAGCGGTTAAAGGCCTTGTACCAGATTCTGTTTTGTACCGTAAAAAGCTCGGGTTTCCTGTGCCGATTCGCCATTGGTTAAGAAATGAGCTTTATGATTGGGCGAAAAACGTCATCAATTTTAGCGCTACAACAGACGTTATTTTCAACAAAGCTGAAGTATTATCATTACTAGAAGAGCATGCAAGCAAGAAAAAAGATAACAGCCGCAAACTTTGGGCAGTTTTATCATTTATGATCTGGTATTCGATATATGAAAAGGCAAATATAATGAACTTGTCTGAAACAGTTGAACATAAATTCACCGCTAGCGCACGAGCTATGAATCAGGGTGTCAATCAAGGTGTCAGACACCAAAACGGATAG
- a CDS encoding cytochrome c3 family protein has protein sequence MKKLSFSLLFIFLVAGILATTAMAGTNANNTGLEPMMKTLGMYTNDGVGPEDQKLHGSYQNNTNSCASCHQTHAGSARQMLFTESSAVCASCHDGTLGFYDVAKTGKAYFNSSSTAGTFGGTDEGNASAHAVGGSVNHSAAPGGKLNGTEGPSWGASFSCSSCHAPHGSHSDRLLHYNPNNMANTAVVDGGKKQMNIPIVAGAGTGHHIRIDGTTMRLYNGNNLVTTPWLNTGFNFRINGQATGNSNSLVTVDFRNATATVNSGDFVGGTADIPVTYAVKLAKDASYVSPVSNVDWKHDAPATMNNATDTGNYSDFCASCHTDYVKGRGLSTFETVTNADGIEVPAPLYGHTARNGSNGGRSCIGCHFAHGNDVDIMLDAQGRTVFDLEMEKDWSLDLARNYMKDNNPSSALKKYTNMTSCFACHNSSRSSNFVNQTPSEEQPTGWSNTNDPSRKTYE, from the coding sequence TTGAAAAAGTTAAGTTTTAGTCTATTATTTATCTTTTTAGTAGCAGGTATTCTAGCAACAACTGCTATGGCGGGAACAAATGCAAACAACACAGGCCTAGAGCCTATGATGAAGACATTAGGAATGTACACTAATGACGGAGTTGGACCTGAGGATCAAAAATTGCATGGCTCGTATCAAAACAATACAAACTCATGCGCAAGTTGTCACCAAACGCATGCAGGATCTGCTAGACAAATGTTATTTACAGAGTCTTCTGCAGTTTGTGCATCGTGTCATGATGGTACATTAGGCTTCTATGATGTAGCAAAAACAGGTAAAGCCTATTTTAATAGCTCAAGTACTGCTGGAACATTTGGGGGAACTGATGAGGGAAATGCAAGTGCTCACGCAGTTGGCGGCAGTGTAAACCATAGTGCTGCTCCTGGTGGAAAACTAAATGGAACAGAAGGCCCCTCTTGGGGTGCATCATTCTCATGTTCAAGCTGTCATGCGCCACACGGCTCGCACAGTGATCGTTTATTACATTACAATCCAAACAATATGGCCAATACTGCAGTCGTAGATGGTGGTAAAAAGCAAATGAACATTCCTATCGTTGCAGGTGCTGGAACAGGGCATCACATCCGTATTGATGGAACTACAATGAGACTTTACAATGGTAATAATTTAGTTACTACACCATGGTTAAATACTGGTTTTAATTTTAGAATTAACGGTCAAGCAACTGGAAACTCTAACAGTCTAGTAACGGTGGATTTCCGGAATGCAACTGCTACAGTAAATTCAGGTGATTTTGTCGGTGGAACAGCTGATATTCCTGTAACTTATGCAGTGAAATTAGCAAAGGATGCAAGTTATGTAAGTCCGGTTTCAAACGTTGATTGGAAACATGATGCTCCAGCTACAATGAATAATGCTACTGATACTGGTAACTATTCTGATTTCTGTGCAAGCTGTCACACTGATTATGTAAAAGGTCGTGGCTTAAGTACTTTCGAAACTGTCACTAATGCTGATGGTATAGAAGTACCTGCACCACTTTACGGACACACGGCTAGAAATGGTAGTAATGGTGGACGCTCATGTATTGGTTGTCACTTTGCCCATGGTAACGATGTCGATATTATGTTAGACGCTCAAGGAAGAACAGTTTTTGATCTAGAAATGGAAAAAGACTGGAGTTTAGACTTAGCAAGAAATTACATGAAAGACAATAATCCTTCATCAGCATTAAAGAAATATACAAACATGACATCATGTTTTGCTTGTCATAATAGTTCTAGATCTTCAAACTTTGTGAACCAAACGCCATCAGAAGAACAACCAACTGGCTGGTCGAATACGAATGATCCGTCACGAAAAACATACGAATGA
- a CDS encoding sigma-70 family RNA polymerase sigma factor, which translates to MVGAPTVGVVLEVNVNEVTFEELVEEFEPLIKKQIKQLQKYELYDDLYQVSLIALWEAKENFDATKGHFPSFAQKHVRGKLLNYLRSEQKFQQRYQVFFDHDALGNIPAPAELKQTAFPIAGLLPLLSKSERIWLTEFYHYGKGPKAIASQYDVSIETVKTWRKRAIMKLQSTLTVNQVLEMIGN; encoded by the coding sequence TTGGTAGGCGCGCCAACCGTTGGAGTTGTTCTCGAAGTGAATGTCAATGAAGTAACGTTTGAGGAGTTAGTCGAAGAGTTTGAGCCACTGATTAAAAAACAAATTAAGCAACTGCAAAAATATGAACTTTATGATGATTTGTACCAAGTTAGCTTAATTGCCTTATGGGAAGCTAAAGAAAATTTTGACGCCACAAAAGGTCATTTTCCTAGCTTTGCACAAAAGCATGTTAGAGGCAAACTACTTAATTACCTCAGGTCGGAACAAAAATTTCAGCAGCGTTACCAAGTGTTTTTCGATCATGATGCACTCGGAAACATTCCAGCACCTGCTGAACTAAAACAAACTGCTTTTCCGATCGCTGGTCTTCTGCCACTTCTATCAAAATCAGAACGTATTTGGCTGACTGAATTTTATCATTATGGCAAAGGACCAAAAGCGATTGCCAGCCAATATGACGTTTCCATCGAAACTGTAAAAACATGGCGAAAACGAGCGATAATGAAGTTGCAATCAACTTTAACAGTAAATCAGGTGCTTGAGATGATCGGAAACTAA
- a CDS encoding tetratricopeptide repeat protein — MEDKNKEKELQKQLEQEVETRETKKMRKRFTKVQGIALLAITLFLSTGGGLALGNFYFWDSAESNRINEQLDYYQERVRLSPNSLPDRIVLGYTYYLKGDNNRAVSEFNYVLDQDENYYDAYYNLGLVYLDEEKYDNALSMFNKTVQIAPKDYKGHFQMGVTYRHMGMDDEALESLVEANLIFPANSDIIYEIGAVAEAKEEYQSAAEIYKDALQYDPLFEKALVALERLEDNELKEVGE, encoded by the coding sequence ATGGAAGATAAAAATAAAGAGAAAGAATTACAGAAACAGTTAGAACAGGAAGTTGAAACAAGAGAAACTAAAAAAATGCGAAAGAGATTCACAAAGGTTCAAGGTATTGCGCTGCTAGCGATCACATTATTTTTAAGTACAGGTGGCGGTTTAGCCTTAGGTAACTTTTACTTTTGGGATAGTGCTGAATCGAATAGAATCAATGAGCAGCTAGACTATTATCAAGAGCGAGTGAGACTAAGCCCGAATAGTTTGCCAGATCGAATTGTTTTAGGTTACACGTATTATTTGAAAGGTGACAACAATCGAGCTGTTAGTGAATTTAATTACGTATTAGATCAAGATGAAAATTATTATGATGCTTACTATAACCTTGGTTTAGTTTATCTTGACGAAGAAAAGTATGACAATGCGTTATCAATGTTTAATAAAACAGTCCAAATAGCTCCAAAAGATTATAAAGGCCATTTTCAAATGGGGGTCACCTATCGTCATATGGGAATGGATGATGAAGCACTGGAATCACTTGTTGAAGCTAATCTGATCTTTCCTGCTAACTCGGATATCATTTATGAAATTGGCGCAGTAGCAGAAGCAAAGGAAGAATACCAAAGTGCAGCAGAAATTTATAAAGATGCATTGCAATATGATCCGTTATTTGAGAAAGCGCTAGTTGCACTAGAACGTCTTGAAGACAATGAACTCAAAGAAGTGGGTGAGTGA
- a CDS encoding NapC/NirT family cytochrome c, giving the protein MEKDKGQDETQKIEQEKNNNYHKNIKRLKWATILVIGFITLALSVNLGVHATSTSTFCSSCHMMAPQALTWEASSHSSVDCKDCHIAPGLQNTVDAKISGLWELYHTVTDTYVAPIRMPSLIPDESCLTCHNMDNRVVSASGDIIIDHQIHDEKNVNCVTCHDGVAHGKVSERRIAYKSDYERWDILVAGRIMSDTKYTRPQMDKCMDCHELKNAPLTCETCHTTGMRPDDHNEKKFASETHGKIAVENLLYCESCHSYMSDNPIKDFQEEAHYQEFINADSVEKTLTVQEYAKTNTFCVTCHSERPDDHNEAIFYKDHGKFSEEKNDRCLTCHDFNNRDGSPVTKVTCASCHPSNHSNDRYKTKHPIPLGPEPKYQQSCLNCHVEAVCSSCHMAGNRVSNKEQE; this is encoded by the coding sequence ATGGAAAAAGATAAAGGTCAAGATGAGACACAGAAAATAGAGCAAGAAAAAAATAATAACTACCATAAAAATATTAAAAGACTTAAGTGGGCAACCATTCTAGTCATTGGCTTCATTACTTTAGCACTATCCGTCAATTTAGGTGTTCATGCAACATCTACCTCAACATTTTGTTCTAGTTGCCATATGATGGCGCCTCAAGCTCTAACTTGGGAAGCTTCTTCCCATAGTTCAGTAGACTGCAAGGATTGCCATATTGCGCCGGGGTTGCAAAATACAGTTGATGCCAAGATCAGTGGATTATGGGAGCTTTACCATACTGTTACTGATACGTATGTGGCACCAATAAGAATGCCAAGTTTAATTCCTGATGAGTCCTGTCTGACTTGTCACAACATGGATAACAGAGTTGTTTCAGCTTCTGGGGATATTATTATTGATCACCAAATACATGACGAAAAAAACGTTAATTGTGTGACATGTCACGACGGTGTCGCGCATGGGAAGGTTTCGGAGCGAAGAATCGCTTACAAATCTGATTATGAACGTTGGGATATTCTAGTTGCAGGAAGAATTATGAGCGATACGAAGTATACCAGGCCACAAATGGATAAATGTATGGATTGCCATGAACTAAAAAATGCACCGCTAACTTGTGAGACGTGTCATACAACCGGTATGCGACCTGATGATCATAATGAAAAAAAATTCGCTAGTGAGACTCACGGGAAAATCGCTGTGGAAAATCTCTTGTACTGTGAAAGTTGTCACTCCTATATGTCTGATAACCCTATAAAAGATTTTCAAGAGGAAGCGCATTATCAAGAATTCATTAATGCAGATAGTGTGGAGAAAACGCTAACAGTACAGGAATATGCAAAAACAAATACTTTTTGTGTAACCTGTCATAGTGAGCGACCAGATGATCATAATGAAGCAATTTTTTATAAAGATCACGGCAAGTTCTCGGAAGAAAAAAATGATCGATGCTTAACGTGTCATGATTTTAATAATAGAGATGGATCACCTGTAACCAAAGTAACTTGTGCTTCTTGTCATCCAAGTAATCATTCGAATGATAGATATAAGACCAAACATCCTATACCGCTAGGGCCAGAACCAAAGTATCAACAATCGTGCTTAAACTGCCATGTCGAAGCAGTATGTAGTAGCTGTCATATGGCTGGAAACAGAGTTAGCAATAAAGAACAAGAATAA